CTGTGGGGTCTTCCTGAATTACCGTATGATGGCGGCAAAATACGGCTTAATTCAATTTGTGGCGTAAATTTAGATGCCAGCAATCTTTATAAAGCAGGGATACGTAATTACCATGCACATATTGGCAATACTATTGATACGGACTGGATTGGTGCCATACGTATCATTTCTATGCTCAAAAATGCTAAAATTGGGTTAGTTGGCTATCACGCACATGGCTTTTTTAATATTGATACTTGGCATCCTGCACTGTATGCACAGTGTGGCACAATGATTGAACACTATGAATTGCAACATATATTCAATTATCCTGTGAATCAGCAATACAAAGATCAGTATGCTGATATCATTGATAGTAATTTTGATACAGGTGATATTAATACCTCACAAAAACAAAAGGTTGCAGAATTAAGTTCCAGGCTACACAGTTTTATGGAAGATAATAACCTTACCGCTATGGCAATACGGTGCTGGCCTGAATTTGCCGCTGAATTTGGCATTGCGCCATGTGCAGCCATGTCGCTGGTACAGGCTCAAAATTTTGTCATTGCCTGTGAAGGTGACGTTGATGGGGCACTATCTATGTTAGCTCACAAAGCGCTGGGTACGCAAACGCCATTTTTATTTGATTTTTCGCAGGTAAATCTTGAAGAAAATTTTGCATTGCTGTGGCATTGCGGTGTTGCGCCTTTCACACTCAAAGATACCACAAGCACAGCGTCGCTTGATACGTATTTTGCTGCAGGCAAAGGTGTCACGGCAGGTTTTGTTTTAAAACCAGGTGATGTGTCAATTTGCAGATTTGATTTTGATGGCAGTAACTATCGCTTATTATTATTGAAAGCTCATGGCGTTACAATGGATAAATTGCTAAAAGGAACATATTTAAAAGTTATCTTTGATGTTCCTGTAAAAAACGTTCTTGATACTATTATTTATAATGGTATTGCACATCACGCGTCTATGGTATATGGTGATTTTGTAAAACCGTTTGAGATAGCAGCTCGCATTAAAAACTGGGAGATAGTAACATGCTAAAAATTGAACACAGTGATGCATCGTTTTCACTATATTACAAAAATCGATGTATAGTGAAACACTCGTTTGATAAGCCCTGCATAGCGGTAGGAAACGGCAGCGCTACGTATACCATGAAAGAAGGTAACTTTAAACTGAAAGACAAAGTTATATCAAAACAGTATTTGAAACATTTTACTGTTAGAGAAAATAATAACACCATAACAATACAATTAGAAGATGCTATTCGGTTAACCATACAAGCAGATACATATTGCACTGTTTCTATTGAAGCAAAAAAACCGTTTAATAGATTTTGGCTTAGTTGTGTTGCTGATCCTTGTGAACATATTTACGGTTGCGGTGAACAGTTTTCAAAATTGGATCTAAAGAAAAAGAAAGTTCCCCTATGGGTACAGGAGCAGGGAGTAGGGCGGGGACATGATCTGATAACATTTTTAGCTACTGTATTGCATGGCGCAGGAGGAGCATGGTACACTACATATTATCCGCAACCCACGTTTGTATCAAGCAGCAATTACTTTATCCATTGCAATGCGTCATCATTTGCGGAATTTGAATTTAAAAAGAAAGAGCATATACTTCATTTCTGGCAGATTCCTGAATCAGTGGTGTTTGGTGTGTATGAAAAATCAACTGATTGTGTAAAAGCGGTGGGTGATTTATTGGGACTACAGCCACGGCTACCACAGTGGGTCCACGATGGTATGTGGATAGGAGTTCAGGGTGGCACCGATGTTGTGAAGAAAAAATTAAAAGATGCACTTGATGCGGGAGTTAAGGTTTCTGCACTGTGGGTGCAGGACTGGGTTGGCCGACGAATTACCTGGTTTGGCAAGAGGCTTTTTTGGAACTGGAAATATAATGACGATTCGTATCCTAATCTGCCATTATTTATACAGGAACTATCGCACAACAACATAAAATTTTTGGGGTATATCAACTGCTTTTTAAATTCTGAGGGTGACCTGTATAAAGAGGCTGTTACCAAAGGGTATTTGGTGCAAAATCGGGATGGCACAGTACGAACGTTTGATACCACCGGTATAATTGCTGGCACGATAGATCTTACCAATCCCCAAACGCGGGATTGGATTAAAAATGTTATTAAAGAACATATGATTGGCATTGGCCTTGGTGGCTGGATGGCCGATTTTGGTGAATATCTGGAAACTGATGTAAAGCTTTATTCAGGTGAATCTTCCGAATTGTACCACAACAAATATCCGGCAGAGTGGGCGCGTGTCAATTATGAAGCTTTAGAAGAAGCAGGTAAACTAGGTGAGATAGTTTTTTTTACACGGGCAGGGTATACAGGAACATCTCAATACAGTACGTTGATGTGGGCAGGAGATCAGCTTGTTAATTGGAGCATGCATGATGGATTGGCTTCGGTAATACCTGCAGGTATTTCATTGGGATTTTGCGGAGTGGGATATTTTCACTCGGATATTGGTGGATATACAACAATAGGTTGGATAAAACGAAAAAAAGAGCTTTTTATGCGCTGGGCAGAGTTAGGTGCATTTACAGCAGTAATGAGGACACACGAAGGTAACAGACCTGATGTAAATTGGCAATTTGACAGTAACAAAGAAACATTACAGCATTTAGCAAAAATGACAAAAGTTCATACTGCCTTAAAACCATATTTTGAGCATTGTAAGGATGAGTATCATACTGATGGGCTACCGCTAATGCGTCATCCATACATCCATTATCCTGATGATGACAAACATCATTCGTTGCAGTATCAATTTCTACTGGGTCGTGATGTAATGGTAGCACCTGTGTACAAACCACGGAAAAAGAAGTGGAAAGTATATCTTCCACAGGATGAATGGGTACACCTATGGTCAGGAAAAGAATATAGTGGTGGATGGGTTACGGTTGATGCTCCGTTAGGGCAACCACCTGTTTTTTACAGGAAAGCTTCACAGTTTAAAACTATTTTTAAAGCAATACAGGATATTGCGTGAAGAGTATTTCTTCCTGTCATTTCGAAGGAGCGAAGCGACTAAGAAATCTTATTATGTGAATAAAGATTTTTAGCAGCGTTCAAGTAAGATTTCTCGCTGCGCTCGAAATGACAGGTAATAAAGCTCCAAATGACAGGTAATAAATCTCCAAATGACAGGTGGTAAAGCTCCAAATGCTAAGTGGTAAAGCTTGAAATGACACATGAATAAGCTCGAAATAATAGTGGTAAAGTTCACGATCTTATTTGGAAGGATTACCGTGATTCAAATTCTAACAATAAAAAATTATTCTAATAAATATTGTTATTGAAATAATTGACAATTAAATACATTATACATACACAGACAACAAACCTAAAAACGATATACTAATTAAGAATGGCTTGAAACATTAAAAAATATGCCCTTGAAATTTACATATTCAATAAACCAGATTAATAACACCATTTACAAAATTTCATTACCGCTACCGGGTTATCCTCCATACATAAATGTATATCTTTTTAAAGGGGAAGTTAATACGCTATTTGACACGGGGACATCCTGGACATGGCGATTATTACGGAGTGCACTGAAAGAATTAGGGCTTCAGTTTTCCGATATTCATCAGGTTATTCCTTCACATGGGCATGTTGACCACTATGGAGCAGCATATGCAATAGCTAAAAGAAATAAACATGTTGAAGTAATAACCCATTATGCAGATGCAAAGCGTATAGAAGAAGGGATTTACGATAAACCTTCTGTCATGTTGCAATTCATTGAATCTATGGGTGTACCAAAGCCATTAATAGTGCCATTGGTTTTTCTTGATTTAACATTTAAATCAATGGGTCATAGCGTTACTGTTACCCGTAAAATAATGGATGATGAATATCCATTACAGGCTGGGAATTACAATGCAAAATTAATCTTAACACCAGGGCATTCTAAAGGCGCTATGTGTTTGTATATTGAAAAAGAAGGTTTTTTATTTTCTGGTGATCACATTGTACCTGGTGTAAAGCCAATTATTTTAGCCGGTTTTGAACCAAATACATCATTTCCCGTTGCCCAAAGTCATAATATCTTTCATACTTCATTGAAAAAGATTGAAAAATTAAGCCCAAAGTACATTTTTCCTGCCCATGGCGAACCTTTTCAGGAAAAATTGAATCGTTTGATAGTTAAATATCAGAAAGTATATCAATTGCGAAAGAAGCGCATGTATAATTTATTATTACATAACGATTATACCGTCTATGGACTGGCACGACAGGTATTCAAAAATCTAAAAGGGATAAATCTGGTGCTCGATTTATATTTGTCATTATCAGAAACATATACTCATCTTGAATCAATGTGTGAAGAGGGCGATGTAATAAAATATAATTTTGATAATACTTATTATTATACTGCAACATTATTGTAAAATACAATTGACATGTTTAATCGATAACGATTTATTGTATCTCATTATTACGGTAAATGCATTAACATGAAACTATCGCACAAAAAAACGTTATACCTGTTTTTAGCTCTTGGGATTGCTTTTGCAATTGGTTTGTTGCCAATTGAATATTGGCACAATACCGGCAGGGATACCATACAATTAACTACTCAGGGTAAATATTCATTGGCGGTATTAGCGTTTGCAGTGATAGCGTGGGTAACTGAAATAATGCCTTTTGCTATAACAGGATTGTTTTCACTTTCGTTACTGGTTATAACGAGTTGTGCAAATCTTCCGGATCTGGTAAAAGATGGTTTTGGCAATCAGGTTATTGTTTTTTTTATTGGGGTTATGATTATTGGAGCTATCGTTAATGAAACATCCTTTGTAACAATAATCACTCAAAAGCTTTATAAACGGTATTGTACGCAACCTAAAACATTAATTTTAATTATACTGACAATTGGTATGCTATTAGCGGGATTTGTAACCGAAATGGCTGCTGCTGCTATGGTGTTGCCATTTGCAGTTTCTATCTTAAAGAAAGCAAAAATAGAGCCTTTGAAAGATAATTACGGTAAAGCAATGATGATAGCCTGTGGCTGGGGACCGGTAATAGGTGGCATTTCAACTCCTGCAGGTTCGGGTGCTAATCCGCTTACGGTAGGATTTTTAAAGGATTTAGCGCATATTGATCTATCGTTTGCACATTGGATGGGTATTGGTTTTCCAGCAGCGCTTTTGATGCTGCCGTTTGCATGGTTTATACTGGTAAAAACGTTTAATGTGGAGAAAGTACGTTTACATATAGATTCTGAAAAAAATGAGAATGTACATATTTCATCAACTGATGTAATAATTGGCGCATTGTTTCTACTAACAATAGTGTTATGGATAGTTGAGCCTGTATTGCATAATCTATTTCCATCATTACAGTTCATAACGATGTCATTTGTTGCTATAACAGTTGCATGTTGTATGTTTTTGCCACCATTTGCACCGTTAAGCTGGCATAAAGTTGAACATTCTATTAATTGGGGAGCAATTGTATTAATTGTTTCAGGGTTGGCACTGGGAACAACAATATATAAAACGGGAGCCGCCAGGTGGCTAGCATGGGTACTATTTAAAAATCTTAATCTTTTACATCCAGTTATTATGGTTTTTACAGTAGTCCTGGGAGTTTCCATTATAAAAGTTATGTTTTCAAGTAACACAGTAACTGGTATCATAATGGTACCGTTACTCATAGCTTTGTCGGGCACTATTGGGATTGATCCGGCAATGGTGGCAATACCTGCAGGATTGACGTCATCGCTTTCTTTTATACTGGTAACATCAACGCCAACGATTGTGATTCCGTATACTGCAGGATATTTCACAATTGCGGATATGGTGAAGCCGGGTATATATATGACCATCGTTTCATCGATATGTGTTACTATCAGTTTTTTAATTTTTGGTTCTTTGTTTAACATCATTACATGGTAAAACTTTAAATTAAAAGTAAAATGTAAAAAAATTTATTGTATGCGATAGTTACTGTTTATGGAGGAATTCATGAGTACAATATCAACAGAACAATTAGAACGCCTTGCAAAAGAGTTCAGATATGTAATAACCGACATGATATGCAGAGCCGGTTCAGGTCATTTAGGTGGTTCATTAAGCTTGGTGGAGATAGTTACCACACTCTATTATCGTATCATGAATAGTAAGCCTGATAATCCTGCCTGGGAAGATCGTGACAGACTGGTCTTATCAAAAGGACATGCGGGAACAGTTTTATATGTTGTACTTGCATATTTAGGTTTTTTCCCAAAAAGCTGGCTTAAAACATTGAATCAAAATGGCACAAACCTACCAAGCCATGTTGATCACAACAAAACACCAGGCATAGATATGACTGCTGGTTCATTGGGACAGGGTTTATCCTGTGCTTGTGGTATGGCGTATGCAGCTAAGCTAAATAAAAAATCGTATAACGTTTTCTGTATTATTGGTGATGGTGAAAGCAATGAAGGACAAATTTGGGAAGCTGCTATGTTTGCAGGCCATAATAAACTGGATAATCTTATAGTAATTTGTGATTACAACAAGATGCAGATTGATGGCAAAACTGATGATGTGATTACCTTAGAACCATTAGCTGATAAGTGGCGTGCATTTAATTTTGAAGTGTTTGAAATGGACGGTCATAACTGGGATGACATATATTCTACCATTAATAAAGCAATTGCAGTAAAAGGAAAACCTGCAATAATTATTGCCCATACAATAAAAGGAAAAGGCAATGCAGAGGTAGAGAATAAAGTGGCAAGCCATAATATTAAGATTAATGACCAGTCAGACTATGACAAGTATATGAAAGGTTTGGGTTATACCATGGAGTTGCCATATTGATTGTTATGATATTCATGCTTAAAAAAATTATTACACACACTGTCATCCTGAATTTAATTCAGGATCTCAGTCTTTTAGTTGGTTTCGAATCTAGTTCAGAATGACGCTGGAGATGAAATTTAATTTTTATAGGGAGATAAAAAATGAGCTATCATGATATGGAAATGAGGGCAGTATATGGATTAACATTATGCGAATTGATGGAACAAAATAAAAAGTGTTGTGCTTAGAAGCTGACTTAAGTAAAGCATCAGGAACCAATCCAGCAGTATGCACAGCATTCCCGGAAAATTTTATAAACGTTGGTGTTGCCGAAGCAAATATGATAGGGTTAGCAGCAGGTTTGGCACGTGAAGGGAAAATTCCATTTTGTGCAAGTTTTACCTGCTTTGCTTCACGCAGAGTATATGATCAGATTACCATCAGTGTGGCGTATGCCAATACCAATGTTAAGATAGTTGGGACTGCGCCAGGCATAACACAGGGACCAAACGGTGGGACCCATATGGACTTTTTGGATTTAGCGATAATGCGTGCCATGCCCAATATGCACGTGTACAGCCCCTGTGATGTATATGAACTTCGTGCTGTAATGAAGTATATGGCAGCACATCATCAGCCAACCTATATGCAGTTATTGCGGCCTAAAATGCCTGTGATATTCAATGAAAATTTTGTATTTGATCCACAAAAGGCAACCTTGCTCCATGAAGGTGGGGATGTTACCATAGTAACAACAGGGTATACAACACACCTTGCAAATAAGGCTGCTGAGATTTTACAAAAAGAAGGAATAAAGGCAGATCATCTTCACTATAGTTCCATAAAACCATTTGATGAAGACTTACTTATACAATCAGCAAAGAAGACTGGTTGTGTTGTTACTGTAGAAAATCAAAATATCATTGGTGGATTAGGTGGGGCTGTCTGTGAAGTATTAAGTGAAAAACTTCCTGTAAAAGTAAAGCGCCTTGGTATACACGATGCTTTTGGTGAAGTTGCTACAGAAGAATATTTGCTCAATAAACATGGATTTAATGTTGAGCATATTGTTAAGGCTTGTAAAGAACTAATAAAAAGTAAATAAAATTATCATACTGGTATGTAAACCAAAAGGAGAATCATTATGCATTTTGTTATAGGTTCAACCAGAGCTGGGTTACAGTTAAAGCGACAAATTATCAACTATCTTATTAAAAACGGACACCAGGTTGATGATGTGGGGATGAAGGATGAAGAGCATTTTGTGCCGTATCATATTGCAGCTGCTAATGTAGCATCGTTAGTATCTCAGGGAAAGTATGAAAAGGGCATTGTTATATGTGGTACCGGAGCGGGTAGTGCAATTGTTGCTAATAAATTTAAGGGTGTCTATGCAGTGCATTGTACTAATTCATTTGAAGCAAAAAAGGCATCAGCTATTAACAATGCAAATGTACTTGTATTAGCTGAATGGCTTACACCTGCAAATCATGCATTTGAGATAATCAATGACTGGCTAACAACACCATTTGGAAGCGGCTTTGAAGAAGAATGGCAAAAATTTTTAGCTAATTGCATTGAAGAAATCAAAGATATGGAAGAAAAAAATTTTAAATGAACAAAGTTGCAAAATATAGGGTGATAGTTATAGTTTTAATAATCTTTGTATTTGTATAAGAATAATTATAGTGTATTGTATACGAAATATTTTTCTATATTTTACTAATGTGACATAATATATCTTATCGGAAGTAATATATGAAATATAGATGTTTTTAAATGAATCCTTACGTTTAACAATTATTTATTATTTGTAGCTTATTTATGGTTATATTACAGATAACCCCAAAAAGATTCAGCATAAGTATACCGTAATGTAAAAAAATGTTTATAGACAAAATTATTTTTATTACTCTATATGGCTGAATGTTATAATGTATCTCTTCTTAGGTTGTAAGATACATATTTATTAATATGATTACATTATAGGTTTTTACTGTGAAAAAGATATGTTGTATATTAATTCTAGCAATAGCCATTAGTTATTGTTCTAAAATACATTCAAAGATACATGATGCAATAACTATCTCATTTATTGGCGATGTCATTATGCATGGTCCTGTAAAATCATTTGCTTTTAGAAATAATATAAATGATCCAAAAACTGCCAAATCTATAAACAATGGTGGTTTTGATATACTCTTTGAACATATAAAACAAGAGTTTGCATCATCAGATTATGTGGTTGCAAATATGGAATTTCCAGTAGCTCCACCGTATACAAGTAAAGCATTTATATTCAATTGTCCACCGTATGTTTTAGATGCATTCAAAA
This genomic window from Spirochaetota bacterium contains:
- a CDS encoding RpiB/LacA/LacB family sugar-phosphate isomerase; protein product: MHFVIGSTRAGLQLKRQIINYLIKNGHQVDDVGMKDEEHFVPYHIAAANVASLVSQGKYEKGIVICGTGAGSAIVANKFKGVYAVHCTNSFEAKKASAINNANVLVLAEWLTPANHAFEIINDWLTTPFGSGFEEEWQKFLANCIEEIKDMEEKNFK
- a CDS encoding alpha-glucosidase, coding for MLKIEHSDASFSLYYKNRCIVKHSFDKPCIAVGNGSATYTMKEGNFKLKDKVISKQYLKHFTVRENNNTITIQLEDAIRLTIQADTYCTVSIEAKKPFNRFWLSCVADPCEHIYGCGEQFSKLDLKKKKVPLWVQEQGVGRGHDLITFLATVLHGAGGAWYTTYYPQPTFVSSSNYFIHCNASSFAEFEFKKKEHILHFWQIPESVVFGVYEKSTDCVKAVGDLLGLQPRLPQWVHDGMWIGVQGGTDVVKKKLKDALDAGVKVSALWVQDWVGRRITWFGKRLFWNWKYNDDSYPNLPLFIQELSHNNIKFLGYINCFLNSEGDLYKEAVTKGYLVQNRDGTVRTFDTTGIIAGTIDLTNPQTRDWIKNVIKEHMIGIGLGGWMADFGEYLETDVKLYSGESSELYHNKYPAEWARVNYEALEEAGKLGEIVFFTRAGYTGTSQYSTLMWAGDQLVNWSMHDGLASVIPAGISLGFCGVGYFHSDIGGYTTIGWIKRKKELFMRWAELGAFTAVMRTHEGNRPDVNWQFDSNKETLQHLAKMTKVHTALKPYFEHCKDEYHTDGLPLMRHPYIHYPDDDKHHSLQYQFLLGRDVMVAPVYKPRKKKWKVYLPQDEWVHLWSGKEYSGGWVTVDAPLGQPPVFYRKASQFKTIFKAIQDIA
- a CDS encoding transketolase produces the protein MSTISTEQLERLAKEFRYVITDMICRAGSGHLGGSLSLVEIVTTLYYRIMNSKPDNPAWEDRDRLVLSKGHAGTVLYVVLAYLGFFPKSWLKTLNQNGTNLPSHVDHNKTPGIDMTAGSLGQGLSCACGMAYAAKLNKKSYNVFCIIGDGESNEGQIWEAAMFAGHNKLDNLIVICDYNKMQIDGKTDDVITLEPLADKWRAFNFEVFEMDGHNWDDIYSTINKAIAVKGKPAIIIAHTIKGKGNAEVENKVASHNIKINDQSDYDKYMKGLGYTMELPY
- a CDS encoding SLC13 family permease, producing MKLSHKKTLYLFLALGIAFAIGLLPIEYWHNTGRDTIQLTTQGKYSLAVLAFAVIAWVTEIMPFAITGLFSLSLLVITSCANLPDLVKDGFGNQVIVFFIGVMIIGAIVNETSFVTIITQKLYKRYCTQPKTLILIILTIGMLLAGFVTEMAAAAMVLPFAVSILKKAKIEPLKDNYGKAMMIACGWGPVIGGISTPAGSGANPLTVGFLKDLAHIDLSFAHWMGIGFPAALLMLPFAWFILVKTFNVEKVRLHIDSEKNENVHISSTDVIIGALFLLTIVLWIVEPVLHNLFPSLQFITMSFVAITVACCMFLPPFAPLSWHKVEHSINWGAIVLIVSGLALGTTIYKTGAARWLAWVLFKNLNLLHPVIMVFTVVLGVSIIKVMFSSNTVTGIIMVPLLIALSGTIGIDPAMVAIPAGLTSSLSFILVTSTPTIVIPYTAGYFTIADMVKPGIYMTIVSSICVTISFLIFGSLFNIITW
- a CDS encoding transketolase C-terminal domain-containing protein, translated to MLCLEADLSKASGTNPAVCTAFPENFINVGVAEANMIGLAAGLAREGKIPFCASFTCFASRRVYDQITISVAYANTNVKIVGTAPGITQGPNGGTHMDFLDLAIMRAMPNMHVYSPCDVYELRAVMKYMAAHHQPTYMQLLRPKMPVIFNENFVFDPQKATLLHEGGDVTIVTTGYTTHLANKAAEILQKEGIKADHLHYSSIKPFDEDLLIQSAKKTGCVVTVENQNIIGGLGGAVCEVLSEKLPVKVKRLGIHDAFGEVATEEYLLNKHGFNVEHIVKACKELIKSK
- a CDS encoding fucose isomerase, whose protein sequence is MKEITVGVVCFARKTFDYNAAQEIYIAIQSQLKKIKAVQWHCYNELVYEVEDAHKAITFLKKNNIDALVCISGTFHLGHLALELIKHVSVPVMLWGLPELPYDGGKIRLNSICGVNLDASNLYKAGIRNYHAHIGNTIDTDWIGAIRIISMLKNAKIGLVGYHAHGFFNIDTWHPALYAQCGTMIEHYELQHIFNYPVNQQYKDQYADIIDSNFDTGDINTSQKQKVAELSSRLHSFMEDNNLTAMAIRCWPEFAAEFGIAPCAAMSLVQAQNFVIACEGDVDGALSMLAHKALGTQTPFLFDFSQVNLEENFALLWHCGVAPFTLKDTTSTASLDTYFAAGKGVTAGFVLKPGDVSICRFDFDGSNYRLLLLKAHGVTMDKLLKGTYLKVIFDVPVKNVLDTIIYNGIAHHASMVYGDFVKPFEIAARIKNWEIVTC
- a CDS encoding MBL fold metallo-hydrolase produces the protein MPLKFTYSINQINNTIYKISLPLPGYPPYINVYLFKGEVNTLFDTGTSWTWRLLRSALKELGLQFSDIHQVIPSHGHVDHYGAAYAIAKRNKHVEVITHYADAKRIEEGIYDKPSVMLQFIESMGVPKPLIVPLVFLDLTFKSMGHSVTVTRKIMDDEYPLQAGNYNAKLILTPGHSKGAMCLYIEKEGFLFSGDHIVPGVKPIILAGFEPNTSFPVAQSHNIFHTSLKKIEKLSPKYIFPAHGEPFQEKLNRLIVKYQKVYQLRKKRMYNLLLHNDYTVYGLARQVFKNLKGINLVLDLYLSLSETYTHLESMCEEGDVIKYNFDNTYYYTATLL